A portion of the Gammaproteobacteria bacterium genome contains these proteins:
- a CDS encoding YezD family protein: MRIMNSSNLGNEPAEEIIAVLRESLRTLRFGSVEFVIHDGRVVQIDRKEKLRVHPATADLRSHGSHGK; encoded by the coding sequence ATGCGAATCATGAATTCATCGAACCTGGGCAATGAGCCGGCGGAAGAGATCATCGCCGTGCTGCGCGAGAGCCTGCGCACGCTGCGTTTTGGTTCCGTGGAGTTCGTGATTCACGACGGCCGCGTGGTGCAGATCGATCGCAAGGAAAAATTGCGGGTACATCCCGCGACCGCGGACCTGCGCAGTCACGGCAGCCACGGCAAATGA
- a CDS encoding sigma 54-interacting transcriptional regulator — protein MDKFEHLLLDIWREVGRHMELIDAMDNITALLAPALPLSALEILHLDPRRDDIETIAVSRHDGRPPAHGRRVGMTTARYEGLLDWMRQERMAALSAAADWPPALTPLQDFYSGNDVLIGVLKDRASRPEGLVVILAEPGQIKLRHHRLLEGLLEPLTVALENDNRLRELGQLRASAEADKQSLLTRLGREKVSGDTIVGADMGLRPVLERVDQVARSDTSVLLLGETGSGKEVVARAIHDRSLRAQGPFIRVNCGAIAPELIDSELFGHEKGSFTGALAQRKGWFERADGGTLFLDEIGELPASVQVRLLRVLQDGSLYRVGGEQPLQVDIRVIAATHRDLAAMVQQGGFREDLWYRIAIFPILIPPVRERLEDIPELARHFARRAAVKLGLHLQLPTAADIEQLRSYTWPGNVREMAAVIERAAILGQGERLAIGTALGLAPVPGRTPDVSRQDARPVFSTLEQTMADHIRIALKRTLGRVEGPQGAARLLGINPHTLRSRMRKLDIDPAPFRQLPD, from the coding sequence ATGGATAAATTCGAGCACCTGCTGCTGGACATATGGCGAGAGGTCGGACGCCATATGGAACTGATCGACGCGATGGACAACATAACCGCCCTGCTGGCCCCCGCCTTGCCGCTCAGCGCCCTGGAGATTCTCCATCTCGATCCGCGGCGTGACGACATCGAGACCATCGCCGTCAGCCGGCACGATGGCAGGCCGCCCGCGCACGGTCGCCGTGTTGGCATGACAACGGCACGCTACGAGGGTCTGCTGGATTGGATGCGCCAGGAACGCATGGCGGCGCTGTCCGCCGCCGCGGACTGGCCGCCCGCCCTGACACCGTTGCAGGATTTCTACTCCGGGAATGACGTGCTGATAGGAGTGCTGAAGGACCGCGCGTCCCGACCTGAAGGTCTGGTGGTGATCCTGGCCGAACCCGGCCAGATCAAGCTGCGCCACCACCGCCTGCTGGAAGGCCTGCTCGAACCGCTGACCGTGGCGCTGGAAAACGACAACCGGTTGCGCGAACTGGGCCAGCTCCGCGCCAGCGCGGAGGCGGACAAGCAATCATTGCTGACGCGGCTCGGCCGCGAGAAGGTGAGCGGCGACACCATCGTCGGCGCCGACATGGGGCTGCGACCGGTACTGGAGCGCGTCGATCAGGTCGCCCGCTCCGACACCTCGGTGCTGCTGCTCGGCGAGACCGGGTCCGGCAAGGAGGTGGTCGCGCGCGCGATCCACGATCGCTCGCTGCGCGCGCAGGGGCCGTTCATCCGCGTCAACTGCGGCGCGATCGCGCCCGAACTGATCGATTCCGAACTGTTCGGTCACGAGAAGGGCAGCTTCACCGGCGCTCTGGCGCAGCGCAAGGGCTGGTTCGAGCGCGCAGACGGCGGCACCCTGTTCCTGGACGAGATCGGCGAACTCCCCGCCTCGGTGCAGGTGCGCCTGCTGCGCGTGCTGCAGGACGGCAGCCTGTATCGCGTCGGCGGCGAGCAGCCGCTCCAGGTCGACATCCGCGTCATCGCCGCGACCCACCGCGACCTCGCCGCCATGGTGCAGCAGGGCGGCTTCCGCGAGGACCTGTGGTACCGCATCGCGATCTTCCCGATCCTGATCCCGCCCGTGCGCGAACGGCTGGAGGACATCCCCGAGCTGGCGCGCCACTTTGCGCGCCGTGCGGCGGTGAAGCTCGGCCTGCATCTGCAGCTTCCGACCGCCGCCGACATCGAGCAGTTGCGCAGTTACACCTGGCCCGGCAACGTGCGCGAGATGGCGGCGGTGATCGAACGCGCGGCGATCCTGGGCCAGGGGGAACGGCTGGCAATCGGCACAGCACTCGGTCTCGCCCCCGTGCCGGGAAGGACGCCGGATGTATCGCGCCAGGACGCCAGACCTGTGTTCTCCACCCTCGAACAGACGATGGCGGACCACATCCGCATTGCCCTCAAACGCACCCTCGGCCGCGTCGAAGGACCGCAGGGCGCGGCACGTCTGCTCGGGATCAATCCGCACACACTGCGCTCGCGCATGCGCAAGCTCGACATTGATCCGGCACCGTTCCGGCAGCTCCCGGATTGA
- the rnt gene encoding ribonuclease T: protein MRIAGRFRGFLPVVVDVETGGINPATDALLEIAVVLLGYDESQRLAPLSTHSHHVQPFPGAVLNPEALAFNGIDPYHPFRAAIDEKEALQALFRVVRQAVRDSGCTRAILVGHNPILDLGFLNAAVERTGIKRNPFHPFSSFDTASLAGLAFGQTVLARAVQCAGFTWDQSQAHSAIYDAERTADLFCAIVNEWDNVRREA from the coding sequence ATGCGCATCGCCGGCCGCTTCCGCGGCTTTCTCCCCGTGGTCGTGGACGTCGAAACGGGCGGGATCAATCCCGCCACCGATGCCCTGCTGGAGATCGCGGTCGTGCTGCTCGGTTACGACGAGAGTCAGCGCCTGGCGCCGCTCTCGACGCACAGCCACCACGTGCAGCCGTTCCCCGGGGCCGTGCTCAACCCGGAGGCCCTCGCGTTCAACGGCATCGATCCCTATCATCCCTTCCGCGCGGCCATCGACGAGAAGGAGGCCCTGCAGGCGCTGTTCCGCGTGGTGCGCCAGGCGGTACGCGACAGCGGCTGCACCCGCGCGATCCTCGTCGGACACAACCCGATCCTCGACCTTGGTTTTCTCAACGCCGCAGTGGAGCGCACCGGGATCAAGCGCAACCCGTTCCATCCGTTCAGCAGCTTCGACACCGCCTCGCTGGCCGGACTCGCCTTTGGCCAGACCGTGCTGGCGCGCGCCGTGCAATGCGCGGGATTTACCTGGGACCAGAGCCAGGCGCACTCGGCGATCTACGACGCCGAACGCACGGCGGACCTGTTTTGCGCGATCGTGAATGAATGGGATAACGTGAGGCGTGAGGCGTGA
- the grxD gene encoding Grx4 family monothiol glutaredoxin, with product MDVMERIRQQVEGNPIVLYMKGSPDFPQCGFSQRAVQALRSCGAQFQSVDVLQDPEVRQNLPRYANWPTFPQLFIKGELIGGCDIMMELYQSGELQQLVDKAA from the coding sequence ATGGATGTGATGGAAAGGATCAGGCAGCAGGTCGAAGGCAACCCGATCGTGCTTTACATGAAGGGTTCCCCCGATTTCCCCCAATGCGGATTTTCACAGCGCGCCGTGCAGGCGCTGCGCAGCTGCGGCGCCCAGTTCCAGTCTGTGGACGTCCTGCAGGACCCGGAGGTCCGCCAGAACCTCCCCCGCTACGCCAACTGGCCCACGTTTCCCCAGCTCTTCATCAAGGGTGAACTGATCGGCGGCTGCGACATCATGATGGAGCTCTACCAGAGCGGCGAATTGCAGCAGCTGGTGGATAAAGCGGCGTAA
- a CDS encoding hydantoinase B/oxoprolinase family protein yields MNSIELSLFASRMAAVCEEMGAVLRRTALSPNIKDRLDFSCAVFDAAGELCAQAAHIPVHLGSMAFAMRDIVGRLEWRPGDMVILNDPFLGGTHLPDVTLIAPVFAGNEGQARLAGFVANRAHHADIGAVTPGSMPISRRLEEEGMVLPPTFILRDGQIDAAVMERIAGETRNSLQNRGDYAAQISANRCGLARLETLVSGLGLGEYRESLRQLNDYAERLARAGLAAIPDGEYRFRDVLDDDGQGTRDIPLVLTLRISGSDIEADFTGTAPQVAGNVNCPLAVTAAAVYYAFRCLMPPEVPDCAGSFRPLRLTAPEGTLLNARRPAAVAAGNVETSTRVVDVVLGALAQALPGRIPAASHGSMNNIAMGGQSGGLAWDYYETLGGGMGAGPAGGGLSGVQTHMTNTLNTPIESLELHYPLRIRRYEIRTGSGGAGRRRGGDGLVREYELLAPATVTLITERRTHAPWGLAGGSAGACGENRHNDQPLPPKVCFEAVTGDRVRVESAGGGGWGEAEAGTGTHSVDGVFRGQI; encoded by the coding sequence ATGAACTCTATTGAACTCAGCTTGTTTGCCAGCCGTATGGCCGCCGTCTGTGAGGAGATGGGCGCGGTGCTGAGGCGCACGGCGCTGTCCCCCAATATCAAGGACCGCCTCGATTTCTCCTGCGCCGTATTCGATGCCGCGGGCGAGCTGTGCGCCCAGGCGGCGCATATACCGGTACATCTGGGCAGCATGGCCTTTGCCATGCGCGACATCGTCGGCCGGCTGGAATGGCGGCCGGGCGATATGGTCATCCTGAACGACCCGTTCCTGGGCGGCACGCACCTGCCCGATGTGACGCTGATCGCGCCCGTGTTTGCAGGAAATGAAGGGCAGGCGCGACTCGCGGGATTCGTGGCCAACCGCGCGCACCACGCCGACATCGGCGCGGTGACGCCGGGCTCGATGCCGATCTCGCGCCGGCTGGAGGAGGAGGGCATGGTGCTCCCGCCGACCTTTATCCTGCGTGACGGACAGATCGACGCCGCCGTCATGGAACGGATCGCGGGTGAGACGCGAAACTCCCTGCAGAACCGCGGCGATTATGCCGCCCAGATCAGCGCCAACCGCTGTGGCCTGGCGCGCCTCGAGACCCTGGTGTCGGGACTGGGGCTCGGGGAATACCGCGAGTCGCTGCGACAGCTCAACGACTATGCGGAACGGCTCGCACGTGCCGGGCTGGCAGCCATCCCTGACGGTGAATACCGGTTTCGCGATGTCCTCGACGACGACGGGCAGGGTACGCGCGATATCCCGCTGGTCCTGACGCTGCGCATCTCCGGATCGGACATTGAGGCCGATTTCACCGGCACCGCGCCGCAGGTCGCCGGCAACGTCAACTGCCCGCTCGCAGTGACGGCTGCCGCCGTGTACTACGCCTTCCGCTGCCTGATGCCGCCGGAGGTCCCGGACTGTGCGGGGAGTTTCCGGCCGTTGCGCCTGACGGCGCCGGAGGGCACGCTGCTGAACGCACGTCGCCCCGCTGCCGTCGCGGCCGGCAACGTCGAGACCAGCACGCGCGTCGTCGACGTGGTGCTCGGCGCACTGGCGCAGGCCCTGCCGGGCCGCATCCCGGCGGCCAGCCACGGCAGCATGAACAATATCGCGATGGGCGGGCAGTCGGGCGGGCTCGCCTGGGATTACTATGAAACCCTGGGCGGCGGCATGGGCGCCGGACCCGCCGGCGGAGGGCTGAGCGGCGTGCAGACGCATATGACGAACACCTTGAATACCCCGATCGAAAGCCTGGAACTGCACTACCCCCTGCGCATCCGCCGCTACGAGATTCGCACCGGTTCGGGCGGGGCCGGCCGGAGGCGCGGCGGCGACGGCCTGGTGCGCGAGTACGAGCTGCTCGCGCCCGCCACGGTCACCCTGATCACGGAGCGCCGCACCCATGCGCCGTGGGGGCTCGCGGGAGGCTCGGCCGGGGCTTGCGGGGAGAACCGGCATAATGATCAGCCCCTGCCGCCCAAGGTATGTTTCGAGGCCGTCACCGGGGACAGGGTCCGGGTGGAATCCGCGGGCGGTGGCGGCTGGGGCGAGGCCGAGGCGGGGACGGGGACACACAGCGTTGATGGGGTGTTTCGGGGACAGATTTAA
- the sodB gene encoding superoxide dismutase [Fe] — protein MVHELPKLPYAMNALQPHISAETLEYHYGKHHQTYVTNLNNLIKGTEFEALSLEDIIRKSSGGLFNNAAQVWNHTFYWNCLGPNGSGKPAGALAKAIDTAFGSFDEFKAKFSQTAITTFGSGWAWLVKNADGSLAISSTSNAGTPMTEGKKALLTCDVWEHAYYIDYRNARPKYVEKFWEIVNWDFVSRNLA, from the coding sequence ATGGTACACGAACTGCCCAAACTGCCCTATGCGATGAATGCCCTGCAACCGCACATCTCCGCGGAAACGCTCGAATACCACTACGGCAAACATCACCAGACCTATGTCACCAACCTCAATAACCTGATCAAGGGCACCGAATTCGAGGCCCTCTCGCTGGAAGACATAATCAGGAAATCCTCGGGCGGCCTGTTCAACAACGCGGCGCAGGTGTGGAACCACACCTTCTACTGGAACTGCCTCGGACCGAACGGCAGCGGCAAACCCGCCGGCGCGCTGGCCAAGGCCATCGATACGGCATTCGGTTCGTTCGACGAATTCAAGGCCAAGTTCAGCCAGACCGCGATCACGACCTTCGGCTCCGGCTGGGCGTGGCTGGTGAAGAATGCGGACGGCTCGCTCGCCATCAGCAGCACCTCAAATGCGGGCACGCCGATGACCGAAGGCAAAAAGGCACTGTTGACCTGCGACGTCTGGGAGCACGCCTATTACATCGATTACCGCAACGCACGCCCCAAGTATGTGGAGAAATTCTGGGAAATCGTCAACTGGGATTTTGTCTCCCGGAATCTCGCTTAA